From the Sphingomonas aliaeris genome, one window contains:
- a CDS encoding CocE/NonD family hydrolase yields the protein MKILLAPAAAAMAVAGLAVSAPAQQAPTKSADVAPPVGGDIPAKFTPPSTANDYTRREVMIPMRDGTKLFTVIVVAKNVQNAPIVLTRTPYDAGSRAKRTTSSSMLSTLPLADEMFVRGGYIRVYQDIRGKYGSEGEYVVTRPVIGPLNKTKVDHVTDAYDTIDWLVNKANLPESNGRVGMIGSSYEGFTVAMALLNPHPALKVAVPESPMIDGWMGDDWFHYGAFRLANIAWLGGQTGYKAKGSVPPTGGYDDYDNFREIGSAGAWADKSGYSQLPYWQRMVSHPAYDEFWQGQALDRLLAANPSNVPTIWEQGLWDQEDMYGAITAWEALAAKGKTGNNFLVMGPWRHSQINREGRSLGPFQWRGDTAEQFREEMVLPMFDHYLKDGPAFTLPAATIYNTGENHWDRFTQWPLACEKGCPSPLKPIYLQSAGGLGFDPSGAGGDSYVSDPAKPVPHLPRPVNFNDGRWGDWLVSDQRGVDGRPDVITYETPVLTQAVRVSGAPIADIYAKTTGTDGDFVVKVIDVYPDENATDPKMGGYQLPISLDIFRGRYRDSFARPTAIPAGKVQRYKFRLPTVNHVFKPGHRIMVQVQSSLFPLYDRNPQKFVPNIFLAKKTDYTKATVTIERGGANASAVWLPVVPVDQSAVMAK from the coding sequence ATGAAGATCCTTCTCGCGCCCGCCGCGGCGGCGATGGCCGTTGCCGGCCTCGCGGTATCCGCGCCGGCCCAGCAAGCTCCGACCAAAAGCGCGGATGTCGCGCCTCCGGTCGGCGGCGACATTCCCGCAAAGTTCACTCCGCCCTCCACCGCCAACGATTACACCCGTCGCGAGGTCATGATCCCGATGCGCGACGGAACGAAATTGTTCACCGTCATCGTCGTCGCGAAGAACGTGCAGAATGCGCCGATCGTGCTGACGCGCACGCCCTATGACGCCGGAAGCCGTGCCAAGCGGACGACCAGTTCCAGCATGCTGTCCACGCTGCCGCTCGCGGACGAGATGTTCGTCCGTGGCGGCTATATCCGCGTCTATCAGGACATTCGCGGCAAATACGGATCGGAGGGCGAGTATGTCGTGACGCGCCCCGTCATCGGCCCGCTCAACAAGACCAAGGTCGATCACGTCACCGACGCCTATGACACGATCGACTGGCTGGTGAACAAGGCGAACCTGCCGGAATCGAACGGTCGCGTCGGGATGATCGGTTCGTCCTACGAAGGCTTCACCGTTGCGATGGCGCTGCTGAACCCGCACCCCGCGCTGAAGGTCGCGGTGCCAGAAAGCCCGATGATCGACGGCTGGATGGGGGACGACTGGTTCCATTACGGCGCGTTCCGGCTCGCCAACATCGCCTGGCTCGGCGGGCAGACCGGCTACAAGGCGAAGGGCAGCGTTCCGCCGACCGGCGGCTATGACGATTACGACAATTTCCGCGAGATCGGATCGGCCGGCGCCTGGGCGGACAAGTCGGGCTATTCGCAACTGCCCTATTGGCAGCGCATGGTTTCGCATCCCGCTTATGACGAGTTCTGGCAGGGCCAGGCACTCGACCGTCTGCTCGCCGCGAACCCCTCCAACGTGCCCACGATCTGGGAACAGGGGCTGTGGGACCAGGAGGACATGTACGGCGCGATCACCGCATGGGAGGCGCTGGCGGCCAAGGGCAAGACCGGCAACAACTTCCTCGTTATGGGCCCGTGGCGGCACAGCCAGATCAACCGCGAGGGGCGCAGCCTGGGGCCGTTCCAGTGGCGCGGCGACACGGCCGAACAGTTTCGCGAGGAAATGGTCCTGCCGATGTTCGACCATTATCTGAAGGACGGCCCGGCCTTCACGCTGCCCGCCGCGACGATCTACAATACCGGCGAGAACCATTGGGACCGCTTCACCCAATGGCCGCTGGCATGTGAAAAGGGGTGCCCGTCGCCGCTCAAGCCGATCTACCTCCAGTCCGCCGGTGGTTTAGGCTTCGACCCAAGCGGGGCAGGTGGTGACAGCTACGTGTCCGATCCCGCAAAGCCCGTCCCGCATCTGCCGCGCCCGGTGAACTTCAACGACGGACGCTGGGGCGACTGGCTCGTCAGCGACCAGCGCGGCGTCGATGGCCGTCCCGACGTGATAACCTACGAAACGCCCGTCCTGACCCAGGCCGTCCGCGTTTCCGGCGCGCCGATCGCGGACATCTACGCGAAGACCACGGGGACGGACGGCGACTTCGTGGTGAAGGTGATCGACGTCTATCCGGACGAGAATGCCACCGATCCGAAGATGGGCGGCTATCAATTGCCGATCAGCCTCGACATCTTCCGCGGCCGGTATCGCGACAGCTTCGCCAGGCCGACGGCGATCCCGGCGGGCAAGGTGCAACGCTACAAGTTCCGCCTGCCGACCGTGAACCACGTGTTCAAGCCCGGCCACCGCATCATGGTGCAGGTCCAGTCCAGCCTGTTCCCACTTTACGATCGCAACCCGCAGAAGTTCGTCCCCAACATCTTCCTCGCGAAGAAGACGGATTATACCAAGGCGACCGTGACGATCGAACGCGGCGGCGCGAACGCCAGCGCCGTGTGGTTGCCGGTCGTGCCGGTCGACCAGTCCGCGGTGATGGCGAAGTAA
- the rplL gene encoding 50S ribosomal protein L7/L12 has product MADLNALVDSLSELTVLEAAELSKMLEEKWGVSAAAAVAAAPAAGGGAAAPAAEEQTEFDVILTGDGGKKINVIKEVRAITSLGLTEAKTLVESAPKAVKEGISKDEAEKIKKQLEEAGATVEIK; this is encoded by the coding sequence ATGGCAGACCTGAACGCGCTGGTAGACAGCCTGAGCGAACTGACCGTCCTCGAAGCCGCTGAGCTTTCGAAGATGCTCGAAGAGAAGTGGGGCGTTTCGGCCGCAGCAGCGGTTGCAGCAGCTCCGGCAGCTGGCGGCGGCGCAGCCGCTCCGGCCGCAGAAGAGCAGACCGAATTCGACGTCATCCTGACGGGCGACGGCGGCAAGAAGATCAACGTCATCAAGGAAGTCCGCGCGATCACTTCGCTCGGCCTGACCGAAGCCAAGACGCTGGTCGAGTCCGCCCCGAAGGCCGTCAAGGAAGGCATTTCGAAGGACGAAGCAGAAAAGATCAAGAAGCAGCTGGAAGAAGCCGGCGCGACTGTCGAGATCAAGTAA
- a CDS encoding helix-turn-helix domain-containing protein, with translation MPVTVKLDAMLAARSMTLTELATTIDITLANLSILKTGKAKAIRFSTLEALCTALECQPGDLLQFED, from the coding sequence ATGCCCGTCACCGTCAAGCTCGACGCGATGCTCGCCGCGCGGTCGATGACGCTGACGGAGCTTGCCACGACGATCGATATCACGCTGGCGAACCTGTCGATCCTCAAGACCGGCAAGGCGAAGGCGATCCGTTTTTCGACGCTGGAGGCGCTGTGCACCGCGCTGGAATGCCAGCCGGGCGATCTGTTGCAGTTCGAGGACTGA
- a CDS encoding superinfection immunity protein, protein MPYKALAIVALVVFVLAIVGLPAAVAMIRNHPERRLIYKLTPLTALSFILWGVLLAWAITGIRDDAVMSRLFARARRSRYLPTMIGGLVLVGMVGTALTL, encoded by the coding sequence ATGCCGTATAAGGCGCTGGCGATCGTCGCGCTGGTCGTCTTCGTGCTGGCAATCGTCGGCTTGCCGGCGGCGGTGGCGATGATCCGCAACCATCCGGAACGGCGCCTGATCTACAAGCTGACGCCGCTGACGGCGCTGTCGTTCATCCTGTGGGGCGTCCTGCTGGCATGGGCGATCACCGGCATACGCGACGATGCCGTCATGTCGCGCCTGTTCGCGCGCGCGCGACGCAGCCGCTATCTGCCGACGATGATCGGCGGGCTCGTGCTCGTCGGAATGGTCGGCACCGCCCTGACCCTGTGA
- a CDS encoding DUF2975 domain-containing protein, whose product MKDRILGISSVVLAGANVLNWVCVGLGIAAFVLSYAFAPMALGHLAGKYPNQPVEPILNTIRVLFTLGVLAGYPIHVVFSRLRAIVGSAQAGDPFIAANANRLKAVGWALLAIQMLDLVLGIITIALTSRHVDTAGWLPSVGGWFSVLMVFVLARVFATGTQMRDDLEMTV is encoded by the coding sequence ATGAAGGATCGCATTCTCGGTATTTCCAGCGTCGTCCTGGCCGGGGCGAACGTGTTGAACTGGGTGTGCGTCGGGCTGGGCATCGCTGCGTTCGTGCTGTCCTACGCCTTCGCGCCTATGGCGCTCGGCCATCTTGCGGGCAAATACCCGAACCAGCCGGTCGAGCCGATCCTAAATACCATCCGCGTGCTTTTCACACTCGGCGTACTCGCAGGGTATCCGATCCATGTCGTCTTCAGCCGGCTTCGCGCGATCGTCGGTTCCGCGCAGGCGGGCGATCCGTTCATCGCCGCAAATGCGAACCGGCTGAAGGCGGTGGGCTGGGCCCTGCTGGCGATCCAGATGCTCGACCTCGTTCTCGGGATCATCACGATTGCGCTGACAAGCCGCCATGTGGACACGGCGGGCTGGTTGCCATCGGTTGGCGGATGGTTTTCCGTGCTGATGGTCTTCGTTCTCGCACGCGTATTCGCCACCGGAACGCAAATGCGCGACGATCTCGAAATGACCGTCTGA